One genomic region from SAR324 cluster bacterium encodes:
- a CDS encoding cysteine synthase A, with protein sequence MEIRQDFVDSIGNTPLIRLRKASELTGCTILGKAEFLNPGGSVKDRAARAIILDAEKKGLLQPGGLIVEGTAGNTGIGLALVGNARGYRTLIVIPETQSEEKKDMLRLCGAVVKEVPAVPYKDPNNYIHQSRRIAEEAAATESNGSIWANQFDNTANRMGHYETTGPEIWAQTDGTVDAFICSVGTGGTLAGTAMALRERNPDIVIGLVDPMGAALYSYYTTGELQSVGSSITEGIGQGRITANLEGLKVDAAFRVTDDEMLPICFELLRDEALCLGGSAALNVAGAIRLAKQLGPGKTIVTVLCDSGVRYKSKLFNPEFLQSKDLPVPIWLENGE encoded by the coding sequence ATGGAAATTCGACAGGATTTCGTTGACAGCATTGGCAACACACCACTGATTCGCCTGCGGAAGGCTTCAGAATTGACTGGGTGTACAATCCTGGGAAAAGCTGAGTTTCTAAATCCGGGAGGATCTGTAAAGGACCGAGCTGCCCGAGCAATTATTTTGGATGCAGAGAAGAAAGGATTGCTTCAACCAGGTGGTTTGATTGTCGAAGGAACCGCTGGAAATACTGGAATTGGACTCGCCCTAGTTGGAAATGCCCGAGGCTACCGTACACTGATCGTTATTCCTGAGACTCAGAGCGAGGAAAAAAAAGACATGCTGCGACTTTGTGGTGCTGTAGTTAAAGAAGTTCCAGCAGTGCCCTACAAAGATCCAAACAACTATATTCATCAGTCGCGAAGAATCGCTGAAGAAGCAGCCGCAACCGAATCCAACGGTTCCATTTGGGCCAATCAATTTGACAACACAGCAAATCGAATGGGGCACTATGAAACAACAGGACCAGAAATCTGGGCGCAGACCGATGGGACTGTGGATGCCTTTATCTGCTCGGTTGGGACTGGAGGAACCTTGGCGGGAACAGCCATGGCTCTGCGTGAGCGAAATCCTGATATTGTGATAGGGTTGGTTGATCCAATGGGAGCTGCCCTCTATTCCTACTATACCACGGGTGAATTGCAATCTGTTGGAAGCTCAATTACCGAGGGCATTGGTCAGGGAAGAATCACCGCTAATCTGGAAGGACTCAAGGTAGACGCTGCATTTCGGGTCACAGATGATGAAATGTTGCCCATCTGCTTTGAACTACTGAGAGATGAGGCGCTATGCTTGGGAGGCTCAGCGGCTCTGAATGTTGCCGGGGCAATCCGTTTGGCCAAGCAACTTGGACCAGGCAAAACCATTGTCACTGTGCTTTGTGACTCAGGCGTCCGCTACAAATCGAAGCTCTTCAATCCTGAGTTTCTGCAAAGCAAGGATTTGCCAGTGCCGATCTGGCTGGAGAATGGTGAATGA